The genomic region CCAAGCTTCCGATACAGTCCTCTTTACAGACAGGGACGGGTTCTGTGCTGACACAGATATTGTTTTCTCGGTACCTGATCCACACTTTGTTTCTCACACATCTGGGTTCAGTAACGAGACGCTCTTTGCGAGTACGCTGGAACCAATTTTCTTCTTGGACGGGTTTTTCTTGATAATACTGTCTCGTGCGAGGACACACAACAGGGTAGATGGGTTGGGATGGGATATGGCACTGCTGGTCTTTGAGGGCATAGCTGTTGACAAAATCTTGGCTGTCGGTATAAACGCAGAGGTTGGGTCCCACGAACTCCCTATAGCTCTCCTCGTTGAAATCCCCACAGAGACCACAGTGTTTACCTTTGTACCTCGGAGATACCTAGAATAAAATTACAACTACTCAGTGTTTGAAAAGACGGGAAGTTTAACACCACGTGTTGAATTATTGCAATTTCTCTTTCTAAGAGTTTGTTTAACGGACGTGTAGTGAAATTTGCGTTTTGACGAATCTAGACGTTTCTTTAAAAATTCTGTTATTTGTTGCTGTTCTgacaataaaacaacaattttaaaacttctctgttATTTGATTCTGCAAAACACTGACCTTAACTCTTGCATTCACACCGTCATATTCGATGACCAGACCTTCTCGCTCGGCTTGGAGAACCACAATAGGTCGGGATACAGTTTCTTCCAGGTAAATGTACACAGGGAATTCTTGAGATCCTGTCTTGACCGGCTGACCAAGTGTCAAAGTTCGTGTCTGACCGTTAATCACAAGCTCGACGGGAGAGCGTTGTTTCAGCGAAGGAAGCAATTTGATTTGTTGACCAGAGATGGACACGAGCAAAGACTGTGAATAAAGACCGCATCTGGTTAACATATAGAATGGACCTAATTTTCACATAAACACCTATAAAATGAATCTCTTCAACTCCCACATAAACACCTATAGAACCAATCTTCTTAACTCCTAATGTTTCATACTAGCGATATGTAAAAACGTTTAGTACACCTGTTTCATACGGTTCAAGAAACTCTTACATACATTGACTATGTGTATTTAGTTACACCCGTAAAGAGGTGGAAGCTCTACAAGCTCGTCCACAACACCATCTATTCTAAACAATATTCGAAACTACACACCCTCTCACGCCTTGTCGGGTTCACAATAACGGCGTATCTTTCCTCATGGGAGCAATCTTTGGAGAGAAGGTACTGGCAGCTTGTCTCCGGTAGAAGGAACGTCACGTTGTCAAGGGTCGTAATGTACTTCTCCATCAAAGAGCACACAGCTGTTGAAGAAAAGACATGATCAGATTCCAAAATATTGGTGTCACCAGTGAGTTAAGTAAAAAActaaagttattaaaaacaacaaaacacgatCTGTTTTATAGCTTAAGCTGAAAGGTACACAACGGAACATTTGCGCTCTGTTCATCGGAAGGATGGCACTGACCATTGGCCTACAGTATTTCTACACAGTAGGTAACTGTACAATAAATTCAGTTAGTAGTTATATAATAGGTCTCAGACTTTGAAAGTAGTGATGCTCCATTTACTAATCATTTAAATTATCACGGCGGTCAGTAAAAGATTCTATATATTGAAATGTTTGTCACCAAACAAATTAGCACTTACGCTCCATTTCAGGAGTTGTTACGCTGACGTGTCTCTCTACCACAGGTTTCAGTGTGGACACTGGTTTCAGGTAGGGCACATAGATCTTTCTGAAGACGGTGTTTTCTGTGGGTTTCTCAATAACTAAGTCAAGCAGCGTCACTCCGGGTAGCTGTCTGACAAACTGGCCAGTAATACGGATCTTACTGTCGGGATTGCGAACGTCTACAGGATTGTTCTGGAGACGAGGATATAGATACGTCTTGAGAGCCAAGTCCAGATGTCGAGTTATGTTGAGCAGGTAAAGAGGAATCTGAAATTACAGTAACTAGCTTTATCTATTAAGTGTATGACTTAACACTCATCATAACCACACTGTACCTCACCAGTGTTCATCACAACCACACTGTACCTCACAAGTGTTCATCGCAACCACACTGTACCTCACAAGTGTTCATCGCAACCACACTGAACCTCACCATGAAAACTATACTGAACCACGTATTTGTTGATCTATAACTAAAACTTACGTCTTCATAGTTGACCTCCACCGTGAATTTATCGAGATAGCTGTCGTTTACTACGGCAAGTTTGCAGGCATAACTTTGTGACTTGCCAATCTGCTTATCAACCTGGCATTGCCTGTAATACCACGGTAGTGACCACTGTCCACTGAAATGTGTAGTGTCCAATCTTACGGCCGTTCGCGGTTGAATTACGTTCAGTTGCCCCTCACTTTTCTCGAAAACGgcctattaataaaataaatagtttaatgtaTGGTCTACAAGATTCGATACGTAACACTGTAGTAAGCAGTTGAAGGTTTTATACTATTACAACTGGTATTGTGATAATGTAAACTAGAGAGGTTCTGATATATAAGATCgtagtaagtttgtttttgaatttcgcacaaagctactcaccacccaccgccaactcttgggctactcttttaccaacgaataatgggattgactgtcacattataacgcccccacggctgaaagggcgagcatgtttggcgcgacggggatgcgaacctgcgaccctcagattacgagtcacacgccttaaaacgcttggccatgccgggcctatcgtAGTAAGTAATAAGCATTATTGAAACAGAGATATGGATATAAAGTTGTACACACAAGTTTCAATATACAATGCTTTAGTTACTGGTTTTATCCACCATGTAACACATTTAAGACTGCTTACCTTTATAACAACATTCTTATTTTCTGCTGTCAAACACTGCTGACCCCATCTCAAGTCTGCATCGACGAAAATTCTCTGATCCTTAGTTGCCGTTGTGTCAAAAGAAAACACGTATGGTGTCGGAGGGAATTGAATCACTGAGTTGAGACACACCTATATGGAACAATAGTTATCTTGTTATTATGAATGTATCGGTTGTTTCCATCACGTTTAATGTTTTTACTGTGAAAGTCTCGATAAAGAACATCTTAAAGGCAtgaagattgtttttgtttttgttcttcaaATTAAACTTCGAACGGGCACgttaaacttttaacaaaatgCTACTATTcaaaatcataacaaaatattttaacgtacTTAAATTCACCTCCGATAATACGAAATGACTTCGTTACCTACCTCGACCGGATATGATTTGTAGGATTCGCGACGAGTTTTCTGGAGATGAATTTTGATCCAGTTAGTCCTGGAGTCTAGAGTGCGGGTATAAAAAATGCTGAGTACGTTGGTTAGAGGGATATGTCCCCTGGCTTCTAACGTCAACCTGAGGGAGTGAGTTACAGTATCTTTCTCCACTCTCGAGCTGCTGGATTTTGGAGTGATCCGTTCAGAGTTATCCACgtcaatattttttttgaaaaaacTGAATGGTGCTTTGAACAAAGAATAAGTCTTCTCTAGAAGTCCATAGTGAAATGGGTCCTCATTCCGTGTCTCACGGTAGAGCGGGTCCTCCTTCTGTGTGTCACGGTAGAGCGGGTCCTCATTCCGTGTCTCACGGTAGAGCGGGTCCTCATTCCGTGTCTCACGGTAGAGCGGGTCCTCTTTCCATGTCTCACGGTAGAGCGGGTCCTCATTCCGTGTCTCACGGTAGAGCGGGTCCTCCTCCCTCCGCTGGTTGTACAAAGGTTTCTTCCTACGGATCTGATGGTGAAGAGGATCCTCCCTCCACGTCTGACGGTAAACTGGATCTTCCTTTCGAACTTGAGAGTAGATTGGGTCCTCTTCCCGGACTTGAGAGTAGATTGGGTCCTCTTCCCGGACTTGAGAGTAAATTGGGTCCTCTTCCCGGACTTGAGAGTAGATTGAATGTTCCTTCTGGACTCTTAATTTTTCTTCAGTTCGCTTGTACTGGAAGGTGATGGCATACTGTAACAGAAGTTATTAACAGATATGAACTAAAGCAGGTAAAATATAGTCAtctgttttaacatttctttaaagtatacaaaattccgcatgtgttttattataaatccTAACCGCTTTCTACATTTTGATAATTCAAGATGAATGGCAtgatgttaaaacatatttctaattcTAAACGTGATATTGACTTAAAGGTCCACACAAGGTCAAAGGTAATGCAATCTTAATATAGATTTAAATTTCCTCACAAGGCCAAAGGTAATATAATCTTAATATTGACTTTAAGTCTCACATAAAGCCAAAAGATATTAAGGAAATAGATGAAGACGGTTTATAAAGGACGTCAAAAACAGCATTGTTACGTTATTGGTTGACTATTTCCTAATTCTACTTATTACGTTTAGTTCTAACTAACCTCGTAGACTGGAGTCCGGTTGTCTGGCTCGATAGAGACGACCAGTTGACGGTGTGTGTTGTCCAGATTATTGAATGCTTCCAGCAGTCCAGCCAAGTAACCCTTTTCTTGGCTCACGTAGAATGGAAGGTCAGACCAAATAGTTTCTGCCTCCCCCCGTACACGGATTCCTAGTCCAAAGATGTCTTGGCCGTATCTCTCGTCGTACTAGAATAGAACAGTTTGAACTTCTTTCCTCACAAAATGTACACAGAACGTAAGGagtaaacaaagaaactgttttaaGACTTAATTCAGATATATAATCATAGCAGGTTATGACaaagatgttttatattattcactTTAATCTGACTTATAAACGTATCGTCAATGCGTCATAGTAAAAACAAATCATTAGAAAAAATTGTACCCGATAAAAGAGGATTGGTAAAGCATATAGAGTGAGAATACGCACCTTAAGAGGGACCGGTAAAGCATACAGAGTGAGGATACGCACCTTAAGAGGGATCGGTAAAGCATACAGAGTGAGGATACGCACCTTAACAGGGATCGGTAAAGCATATAGAGTGAGGATACGCACCTTAAGATGGATCGGTAAAGCATACAGAGTGAGAATACGCACCTTAAGATGGATTGGTAAAGCATACAGAGTGAGGATACGCACCTTAAGAGGGATCGGTAAAACATACAGAATGAGGATACGCACCTTAAGAGGGATCGGTAAAATATACAGAGTGAGGATACGCACCTTAAGAGGGATCGGTAAAGCATACAGTGTGAGGATACGCACCTTAAGAGGGATCGGTAAAGTTCTTATTGGTACTGCATCCCCCAGATAGGGTTCCTCTGGTGGCAGAGCCAAGACACTCTTCCGAACAAATGTATAAGCGTCTGTTTTATGGTAGAAGATCTTGGTGAGTTTGGGCTGGATGTTTAGTCGTAAGGTGTCGCTGCGGACATCTAGCTGTAGACTGATATTCAGGGGAAGCGTCACGTGATATCTTTTGACTAGGCTACTTCCATAACAGGTTTGTGTTGCAGGTTCGATAAACCCTCCAAAAACGTTAGAAGAATAATGGGCCCTGGTCAGAGAGAACGTGATCTTGTTATTTCAattgaaaaaaacacaactcTTTTAATAAATACCAACATAGATAGGTTTTTAATGTAGCTCACTTCACAAACATTGAAATATAGACATATTACTATGATAAATTATAGGGAAGGAAGAATCGGCTAGTGAGAGAACGTGCGACTTACGTTGGTTGGATCTCCACACCAAAAGTACTAGAGCGACGCCTACTTGTTGGGGTTTGAACACGAATGTCTCTCACACGGACGGAAAGTAAGATTGGTTTCTGGTTGATTAAGAACACTGGGAAACCAATCTCTGAAGACAGAATAGTGAAAGAGGAAGAGGGCATTATTAACTTGATGTAGTGTCCAGGCACTCCCGAGCGTACCTGCTGCTCCAGTTGTTGGTAGAACTGGATGGCTGTTTGACAgaaaatatttgtcattaaacattaaatttatcggTGAAATAAACCCGCGTATAACAGGACTAAAACACTTTcgttatatataatgttgttaACTGGTATCATACCTGTCTGCAGTATCTCCGTCACGTGCTCCTTGTCAAAGGTGTACAGGGAAGTCCTCTCAAAGAGTTGGAAAAGAACCCTGACCTTCAATTCCTCGGGTTCTCGTAGAACCACGTTTAATTTATCCCTCAGTGTTTCGTAACGCTCACGCAGCCTTTCCACTCCTAACTTCGTGGAACCGAACAGAATGGTAGATAGTTCAGAAAGGATTTCACTCCGGGTTACCAATCTATCGAAGACTTGCTCTAAGCCTTGAGCCACGATTGACAGCTAAAGGGAAGTCACATAAAAGTATCAAGCCTCTGAATCCCGCGTTATCCCACTGTTCTCACCATAATCTCAATATCAGTAACACTTCCTGAACACATTACGTGATTTTAACGTTTTTAAATGCTATATTTTAGTAgacatatgaaaatattataagtataaacgttcctaaatattttcaaaagataTGAATTTCACGTGCGCTCTTCAGTGTCACTAAACATGTAGATTTCACAGTTACTtaatgttcatttgtttgttgtgaaacataaacctacacaatgggctatgtatgCTGAGCCCAACAGAGGTATCAAAACCACATTTGTAATATCATAAACACTCAGACTTACTACTGAACCAATAGGTGCTCAGactaagccttcagacttatcactGAACCAATGAGTAACTTAGAATTTAAGATGAGAGATACCAGAGAGCGGTTACCTTACCTGTACTGGGATATTCCAGACAGGGCCAGTGTTTTGCATTATGTTGAAGAAAGCTACTCTGGGGATTGTGGAAACGTTACTGTGGGTCAACTGGTAGAGCGTGTTGATGCTGTAGTCTCTGGGAACTGAAAGAAATATCTAACATCAGtttctactttaatagaactgaCATTCTATTCAAGACGAGTTTGTTATAGAATACTGAACTTACTCTCATTAAATTCAGCCATTTTCAGAAAGGAATATTTGAGCCCCAAGTCAAGAGGTTTGATTCCTTCAATCACCTGTCGGATCTTCTGAGccctagaaagaaaaaaacgaaaacacGGACAATCAAGTTCCTGCTTAGtgctttagaaaataatttatcgCTTGGAATTAGCAGGTAATCACAGCTGTTGTTTGGTGGTTCGTGTAACTATAGAAAGTAAGCCGAAAGATCGTAATTTAGCTTTGGttattacagaaacaaggtatgGTGCTGTAACTCTGGCTATTATAGAAACAAAGTATGGTGCTGTAACTAtggttattataaaaacaaggtATGGTGGTGTAACTCTGGttattacagaaacaaggtatgGTGCTGTAACTCTGGttattacagaaacaaggtatgGTGCTGTAACTCTGGttattacagaaacaaggtatgGTGCTGTAACTCTGGttattacagaaacaaggtatgGTGCTGTAACTCTGGTTATTACAGAAACGAGGTATGGTGCTGTAACTCTAGttattacagaaacaaggtatgGTACTATAACTCCGGttattacagaaacaaggtatgGTGCTGTAACTCTGGttattacagaaacaaggtgtgGCGGTGTAACTCTGGTTATTACAGAAAGAAGATACGGTGGTGTAACTCTGGttattacagaaacaaggtatgGCGGTGTAACTCTGGtttttacagaaacaaggtaTGGCGGTGTAACTCTGGTTATTACAGAAAGAAGATATGGTGGTGTAACTCTGGTTATTACAGAAACAGAGGTTGGTGTTGGTGTTTAGATACTTACAAATTCTGGAAGCAAGGTATGGTGGTGTTACTCAGGCTCTTGAGAGAGGTGTACACCACGTGAGCCACCTGTTTGTTCTCTTCCAACCACAGGCGCGTGACGATCTGTTCGAGGAGAGGGCGAGGAGGATTGGTAAAGAGCACCACGGTGAAAGCAGCGATCCGGACTTCGTAAGGCTCAGCTGTGTTGAAGAAGATGGGAGTAAGTAGTGGCAACACCTGGAAGAAgacaaataaaactgatacaagtcAACCCTCTAGCTCAAGGTTGGATCTCGTCCATTGTTTTACTTCCATAACTAAAACGTTTGATTGATACATTACATTAATCTACGACACCTACCACCTCTGGATCTCGGGTGACAAGATTGTGCAAGGTGTAGATGATGACTTGACGAAGATAGTTACATGTTGCGACTGGATTCATGTCATTTCTAAGCTTTAGACAGCTGGAGTCTGTCCGATGAGGTAAGGTTTGAGGTATTCCATCAGCAATGCTAGCCAATGCTATGTCTCgatgtaaattacttttttcGTGGAAATCTTGGGAAGATTCAAGAGAGTAAAGCGATTTTCTACatgagaagaaaaaacaaataattagagTGTGTCTGAAAATGATCATATCACAGGTtgtgaaaagtaataattttgtgtatttgttgttGAAATAGGGATGATAAAAATGGTATTTCTGAACAGTAAATCTATTAGCTCTTCTCACCTTTACATAGTCTTTCACAATGTCCATTCTGCAGGGGAACTTCAGGGTCATATTCTTCTCGCTCAAGACCTCTTCTTGGTACTAACTTCTCCTGTTGTAAGTTAGGCACGACACATGCATCACGAACAAATCTGGCAAAGGCTAAGAATGTTGAGCTCAAAAGAAAGCGGTTTGACTGGACTTTTGAACCTGGGTCAATTCCTGGAGAAGATTTTAGAACCGTTATcagtaaattatatttctataaagtttttaagatattaaacGTTTCAAATCTAGCAATATCTTACTCTATTTGTATTCAAAGAGTAGCGT from Tachypleus tridentatus isolate NWPU-2018 chromosome 1, ASM421037v1, whole genome shotgun sequence harbors:
- the LOC143233755 gene encoding uncharacterized protein LOC143233755, with translation MIIFRHTLIICFFFSCRKSLYSLESSQDFHEKSNLHRDIALASIADGIPQTLPHRTDSSCLKLRNDMNPVATCNYLRQVIIYTLHNLVTRDPEVVLPLLTPIFFNTAEPYEVRIAAFTVVLFTNPPRPLLEQIVTRLWLEENKQVAHVVYTSLKSLSNTTIPCFQNLAQKIRQVIEGIKPLDLGLKYSFLKMAEFNEIPRDYSINTLYQLTHSNVSTIPRVAFFNIMQNTGPVWNIPVQLSIVAQGLEQVFDRLVTRSEILSELSTILFGSTKLGVERLRERYETLRDKLNVVLREPEELKVRVLFQLFERTSLYTFDKEHVTEILQTAIQFYQQLEQQVRSGVPGHYIKLIMPSSSFTILSSEIGFPVFLINQKPILLSVRVRDIRVQTPTSRRRSSTFGVEIQPTAHYSSNVFGGFIEPATQTCYGSSLVKRYHVTLPLNISLQLDVRSDTLRLNIQPKLTKIFYHKTDAYTFVRKSVLALPPEEPYLGDAVPIRTLPIPLKYDERYGQDIFGLGIRVRGEAETIWSDLPFYVSQEKGYLAGLLEAFNNLDNTHRQLVVSIEPDNRTPVYEYAITFQYKRTEEKLRVQKEHSIYSQVREEDPIYSQVREEDPIYSQVREEDPIYSQVRKEDPVYRQTWREDPLHHQIRRKKPLYNQRREEDPLYRETRNEDPLYRETWKEDPLYRETRNEDPLYRETRNEDPLYRDTQKEDPLYRETRNEDPFHYGLLEKTYSLFKAPFSFFKKNIDVDNSERITPKSSSSRVEKDTVTHSLRLTLEARGHIPLTNVLSIFYTRTLDSRTNWIKIHLQKTRRESYKSYPVEVCLNSVIQFPPTPYVFSFDTTATKDQRIFVDADLRWGQQCLTAENKNVVIKAVFEKSEGQLNVIQPRTAVRLDTTHFSGQWSLPWYYRQCQVDKQIGKSQSYACKLAVVNDSYLDKFTVEVNYEDIPLYLLNITRHLDLALKTYLYPRLQNNPVDVRNPDSKIRITGQFVRQLPGVTLLDLVIEKPTENTVFRKIYVPYLKPVSTLKPVVERHVSVTTPEMEPVCSLMEKYITTLDNVTFLLPETSCQYLLSKDCSHEERYAVIVNPTRRERSLLVSISGQQIKLLPSLKQRSPVELVINGQTRTLTLGQPVKTGSQEFPVYIYLEETVSRPIVVLQAEREGLVIEYDGVNARVKVSPRYKGKHCGLCGDFNEESYREFVGPNLCVYTDSQDFVNSYALKDQQCHIPSQPIYPVVCPRTRQYYQEKPVQEENWFQRTRKERLVTEPRCVRNKVWIRYRENNICVSTEPVPVCKEDCIGSLETQELTRHFLCLPHDSPSVRELLEKVKSDTVGELVPNHVDKIEVAKTCHSLYP